Proteins found in one Sorghum bicolor cultivar BTx623 chromosome 1, Sorghum_bicolor_NCBIv3, whole genome shotgun sequence genomic segment:
- the LOC8062976 gene encoding alpha-1,4-glucan-protein synthase [UDP-forming] — protein sequence MAGTVTVPGASVPSTPLLKDELDIVIPTIRNLDFLEMWRPFFQPYHLIIVQDGDPTKTIKVPEGFDYELYNRNDINRILGPKASCISFKDSACRCFGYMVSKKKYIYTIDDDCFVAKDPTGKDINALEQHIKNIMSPSTPFFFNTLYDPYREGADFVRGYPFSLREGTHTAVSHGLWLNIPDYDAPTQLVKPKERNERYVDAVMTIPKGTLFPMCGMNLCFDRDLIGPAMYFGLMGDGQPIGRYDDMWAGWCVKVICDHLSLGVKTGLPYIWHSKASNPFVNLRKEYKGIFWQEDIIPFFQNVTIPKDCDTVQKCYIYLSGQVKEKLGTIDPYFVKLADAMVTWIEAWDELNPATPATENGKAK from the exons ATGGCGGGCACGGTGACGGTCCCGGGGGCGTCGGTCCCCTCGACGCCGCTGCTCAAGGACGAGCTGGACATCGTGATCCCGACGATCCGCAACCTCGACTTCCTCGAGATGTGGAGGCCCTTCTTCCAGCCCTACCACCTCATCATCGTGCAGGACGGCGACCCCACCAAGACCATCAAGGTGCCCGAGGGCTTCGACTACGAGCTCTACAACCGCAACGACATCAACCGCATCCTCGGCCCCAAGGCCTCCTGCATCTCCTTCAAGGACTCGGCGTGCCGCTGCTTCGGCTACATGGTCTCCAAGAAGAAGTACATCTACACCATCGACGACGACTGCTTC GTTGCCAAGGACCCAACTGGCAAGGATATCAATGCTCTTGAGCAGCACATCAAGAACATCATGAGCCCATCCACCCCGTTCTTCTTCAACACCCTGTATGACCCCTACCGCGAGGGTGCTGACTTTGTGCGTGGATACCCCTTCAGCCTCAGGGAGGGTACCCACACTGCTGTCTCCCATGGCCTGTGGCtgaacatccctgactatgatGCTCCCACACAGCTGGTCAAGCCTAAGGAGAGGAACGAGAG GTATGTTGATGCTGTCATGACAATCCCCAAGGGAACCTTGTTCCCCATGTGCGGCATGAACCTCTGCTTCGACAGGGATCTCATTGGCCCTGCTATGTACTTTGGTCTCATGGGTGATGGCCAGCCCATTGGTCGCTACGACGACATGTGGGCAGGATGGTGTGTCAAG GTCATCTGCGACCACTTGAGCCTGGGAGTCAAGACCGGTCTGCCATACATCTGGCACAGCAAGGCTAGCAACCCCTTTGTCAACTTGAGGAAGGAATACAAGGGCATCTTCTGGCAGGAGGACATCATCCCCTTCTTCCAGAACGTGACCATCCCCAAGGATTGCGACACTGTCCAGAAGTGCTACATCTACCTCTCTGGACAGGTGAAGGAGAAGCTGGGCACGATTGACCCCTACTTTGTCAAGCTCGCCGACGCCATGGTCACCTGGATTGAGGCCTGGGATGAGCTGAACCCAGCTACCCCTGCCACCGAGAATGGCAAGGCCAAGTAG
- the LOC8064524 gene encoding ultraviolet-B receptor UVR8 produces MDVDDVLSNLRVVGVPTKSAIYIWGYNHSGQTARKGKECHLRIPKSLPPKLFKLGNGKSLRWTDIACGREHTAAVASDGSLFTWGANEFGQLGDGTEESAKEPKKVKSLETEFVKSVSCGAHCTAAVAEPRENDGTVSKSRLWVWGQNQGSDYPRLFWGAFTPNTVIKQVSCGAVHVMALSEDGLLQAWGYNEYGQLGRGRTSQGLQGARVLNAYARFLDDAPEQVKIVRVSCGEYHTAAISENGEVYTWGLGSMGQLGHCSLQSGDNELIPRRIVALDGIVVRDVSCGGVHSCAVTESGALYAWGGGHVGQLGVGPQGGFFSCSLNGSDMLLRNIPVLVIPSGVRLATCGHSHTLVSMKDGRIYGWGYNSYGQAANEKSTYAWFPSPVDWCVGEVRRLAAGGGHSAVLTDACSLKELCEFKLAETVNLSNAELIEDVASRTGADALARLCGKVREHLDKEGECEFLEKQVAEEVNKQVRPLAR; encoded by the exons ATGGATGTAGATGATGTGCTCAGTAACTTGCGTGTTGTTGGTGTGCCAACAAAGAGCGCAATTTACATATGGGGTTATAACCACAGTGGCCAGACTGCCCGAAAGGGCAAGGAGTGCCACTTGAGGATCCCCAAGAGCCTCCCTCCCAAACTATTCAAATTGGGGAATGGGAAGAGCCTCAGGTGGACCGATATTGCATGTGGCCGTGAGCACACTGCTGCAGTTGCTTCTGATGGATCACTGTTCACCTGGG GTGCTAATGAGTTTGGCCAGTTGGGAGATGGAACAGAGGAGAGCGCAAAGGAACCCAAGAAGGTCAAGTCATTGGAGACTGAGTTTGTAAAATCAGTATCCTGTGGAGCACATTGTACAGCTGCTGTTGCTGAGCCTCGAGAAAATGATGGCACGGTATCCAAAAGCAGGCTTTGGGTTTGGGGACAAAATCAG GGTTCTGATTACCCTCGTCTATTTTGGGGAGCTTTCACACCAAACACG GTGATTAAGCAGGTTTCTTGTGGAGCTGTTCATGTCATGGCTTTATCCGAGGATGGTTTACTGCAAGCATGGG GCTACAATGAGTACGGTCAGCTTGGCAGAGGTCGTACTTCTCAAGGACTTCAGGGAGCTCGTGTGTTAAATGCTTATGCAAGGTTCCTTGATGACGCCCCCGAGCAAGTGAAGATTGTTAGAGTTTCATGTGGCGAGTACCATACAGCAGCTATATCGGAAAACGGGGAGGT GTATACTTGGGGACTGGGAAGCATGGGGCAGCTTGGGCATTGCTCCCTCCAATCTGGAGATAACGAGCTGATCCCTAGGCGAATTGTTGCACTTGATGGAATAGTAGTTAGAGATGTGTCTTGTGGAGGGGTCCACTCTTGTGCTGTGACTGAAAGTGGAGCTCTATATGCTTGGGGTGGAGGACATGTGGGTCAGCTGGGAGTTGGGCCTCAGGGTGGTTTCTTTTCTTGTTCCCTTAATGGATCTGACATGCTGCTTCGAAACATCCCAGTCCTGGTGATACCCTCAGGTGTTCGTCTTGCTACCTGTGGGCACTCTCACACACTTGTATCTATGAAAGATGGCCGCATATATGGGTGGGGCTATAATAGTTATGGTCAGGCGGCAAATGAGAAATCTACTTATGCTTGGTTCCCCTCTCCAGTTGATTG GTGTGTTGGTGAAGTGAGAAGACTAGCTGCTGGAGGTGGCCATTCTGCTGTTTTGACTGATGCTTGTTCATTAAAAGAGCTGTGTGAGTTCAAGCTTGCAGAGACTGTGAACCTTTCAAATGCTGAACTAATAGAAGACGTTGCATCACGGACTGGTGCTGATGCCTTGGCACGCTTGTGTGGGAAAGTAAG GGAACATTTGGATAAGGAGGGAGAATGTGAGTTCTTGGAAAAGCAAGTGGCTGAAGAAGTTAACAAGCAAGTTAGGCCACTAGCAAGATAG
- the LOC8062977 gene encoding uncharacterized protein LOC8062977, with translation MPGRLLSVRIPSLAKLGAPRCAKFMASDTGKKLIQIDVSSDTVCPWCFVGKKNLEKAMEQSKDKFDFEVRWHPFFLNPDAPKEGVRKTDFFRAKFGPVQYERAISRMTEIFRGLGLEYDMSGLTGNTMDSHRLITLAGHQGYDKQNALVEELFLNYFCQGKYIGDKQVLLDAARKVGIEGAEELLEDPSKGVDEVQEELKKYSSGISGVPHFVINNKYQLSGGQPPNVFMRAFEMAAKDGA, from the exons ATGCCAGGTCGCCTGCTCTCCGTCCGCATCCCGTCCCTCGCGAAGCTCGGCGCTCCCAG GTGTGCAAAATTCATGGCTTCAGACACTGGCAAGAAGCTCATTCAGATCGATGTGAGCTCGGATACAGTGTGCCCTTGGTGCTTCGTCGGTAAAAAGAACCTTGAGAAAGCAATGGAGCAAAGCAAGGACAAGTTTGATTTCGAG GTCCGTTGGCATCCGTTCTTTCTGAACCCTGATGCGCCTAAGGAGGGCGTCAGGAAAACTGACTTCTTCAGGGCGAAGTTTGGTCCTGTTCAATATGAGCGTGCAATTTCTCGCATGACTGAG ATATTTCGAGGACTCGGGCTTGAATATGACATGTCGGGGCTGAC AGGGAATACAATGGATAGTCATAGGCTCATAACACTTGCTGGACACCAAGGCTATGACAAGCAAAATGCTCTTGTTGAAGAATTATTCCTCAATTACTTTTGCCAAGGAAAGTATATTGGTGACAA GCAGGTTTTGCTGGATGCTGCAAGAAAGGTGGGCATAGAAGGGGCCGAAGAACTTCTTGAAGATCCCAGCAAAGGAGTCGACGAG GTTCAGGAAGAACTTAAGAAGTACTCATCTGGCATCTCCGGGGTCCCGCATTTTGTG ATCAATAATAAATATCAACTCAGTGGTGGCCAGCCTCCAAATGTATTCATGAGGGCGTTTGAGATGGCTGCAAAAGATGGAGCTTAA
- the LOC8064525 gene encoding E3 ubiquitin-protein ligase At3g02290, whose amino-acid sequence MGSLLCCLRYPEDGSAPPPVCCFCLPWPFPYHGVDSGSAARHRGDTRVAPERGRIPLAACTSANQVDSLDTFRPPPRPLPYDDPQFSPCMLQLPVVSSGHDKASTHIQKPGQPTESKNTDAGSTTCTAAHKVSGTSAKQHSGGSRIDGIQFCDSSDNEDDCPICLEEYDDENPKIVLQCNHNFHLSCIYEWMERSEACPVCAKIMLFNEDE is encoded by the exons ATGGGGTCCCTGCTTTGCTGCCTGCGGTACCCGGAGGACGGCTCGGCGCCGCCGCCCGTGTGCTGCTTCTGCCTACCGTGGCCTTTCCCTTACCATGGCGTCGACTCG GGCTCTGCTGCTCGTCACAGAGGTGATACACGTGTGGCACCTGAACGTGGAAGGATTCCTCTTGCAGCTTGCACCTCTGCTAATCAAGTGGACTCATTGGATACTTTCCGGCCCCCTCCAAGGCCTTTGCCTTACGATGATCCTCAATTCAGCCCTTGCATGCTGCAGCTCCCAGTAGTGTCATCAGGACATGACAAAGCATCAACGCATATTCAGAAACCAGGACAACCTACAGAAAGTAAGAATACTGATGCTGGATCAACAACTTGCACAGCTGCTCATAAGGTTTCTGGGACATCAGCAAAACAGCACTCAGGAGGTTCGAGAATTGATGGAATACAATTCTGTGATTCTTCTGACAATGAGGATGACTGTCCGATATGCCTAGAAG AATATGATGATGAGAATCCGAAGATTGTATTGCAATGCAACCAtaatttccatcttagttgcaTTTATGAGTGGATGGAAAGAAGTGAAGCTTGCCCTGTCTGTGCAAAG ATTATGTTGTTCAATGAGGATGAATGA